CACCTACGGCCCCCGGCCGGCCGACCCCGGCCGTCGGCTAGACCCGGCGCAGGGCGTCGACCAGGCGCCGCAGCGTGCCCGTGCGCTCGGTCTCCTGGGCCTCCCCGCTCTGGAAGGCCACGTCGAGCGCCTCCCGCTTGCGGGAGCGGCTGGTGGCCGGCTCCTCGGCCTCGTCGATGAACTGGGCGTAGAGGTTCTCGAGCCAGGCCGCGTTGGGGTCGAGGCGGGGCCCGCCGTCGGTCGCCTCGGCCAGGGCCGGGTCCTCGCGGTGGGCGTCGGCCGTGGGGTCCTGGAAGCCGCTGATGCCGGCCAGGCCGGTGCCGAGGTCGTCGGTGACCCCACCCGGCGCCTCGGGCCCGAGGTCGGACAGGCCCTCGTCGCGCCACCAGCTGGTGGGTTCGGCCTCCCGCACGGAGCTCCGGCGGGGGAGCATGTCCCCGTCGTCGAGGGGCGGCATCTCGGGCCCGGCGCCCACGCCCTCCAGCCGGGGCCCGAAGGTGACGCCCAGGTCGTCGGCGGGATCGGTCGGGGCGTGCTCGAACGGGTTGCCGGGCGCGCCCCACGCTGCGGCCCAGATCGGCTCCTCGTCCGGGTTGGGCCGGGGGGGGCCCAGGTCGTCGGGGGGGAGGCCCTCGGTCCGCTCGGCGGCCGGGAGCCGGTCGTCGGCCGCCCCCTCCGGGGAGGGCGCCGTGTCGGCGCCCGCGGGGTCGGTGGCTCTGGGGCCCGGCGCCGGGGCGTCGGCGTCGTCGAGGTCCCGGGGGGCGTCCCCGGGCCCGTCCTCGTCGAGGCCCCGGGGGTCGACGATGCCGGTCGGGGGGTCGCCCGCTTCGGCGGCGGCCAGGCGGGCGGCGGCCGACGGCTCGTGGACGGGGTCGTCCTCCAGCGTGCCGAAGGGCTCGGTGGCCACCTCCAGGAGGCCGGCCCGGGCCAGGCGGTGCACGACCTGGGCGGTGGAGTACTGGCCCCGGCCCATGCTGGCGGCCAGCTCCCGCACGGTGCGGGGGCCCGACAGCGAGGTCACCAGCTCCCAGTCCTCGCGCAGCAGCGTGACCTGGGCGGCGCCGTCGGGCAGGGTGCGGTTGGCCGCCACCCACGTGGCGGTGGAGGGGATGACGTCCTGCATCTCGTCCACGTTGCGGACCCGGCGCCGGACCTCGTTGACGATGGCCTCGACGTTGAAGCTGCGGTACGGGCCGATCCAGTGCAGGGTGTCGGGCTCGAAGTCGAAGGCCCCGTCGGCCTCCCGGAACAGGGTGATGAGGGGGTCGTAGATGACCGAGAGCACCACCGAGGCCAGCAGGTCGGGGTCGATGGCGCCGTGGGCGATGAGCAGCTCGCCGACCCGGGGGCTGTCACCGGCCTCCTCCACGGCGGCCGTCCAGGCCTCGGCGGTGAGCCGGCCGGGGCGGACCAGGGCCGCGGCCAGGGCCTCGTCGGTGTCCTCGCCGCGGGCGAAGTAGAGCTGCCCGTCGCACAGGTAGGCGGTGCAGCCCCCCACGCCGGTGAAGCGCACCGCGCCCGTCCGACCCGAGGAGGACAGCACCCGGAGGGCGCCGGCGGGGGAGTAGTCGTCGAGTGATCCGTTCAAGGCCATGGGTTCCGTGTTCGCTGCGGCTACGTGGTCCGTCCTCGACAGGATCGGCCCCCCGGCCCCGGCCTTGAGGGTTCTGGTGACTCACAGTGGGCAATTCCGCCGCCCTCCGTGGTCGGCTGCGGGTCGCCCCCCAGGCCGCCGTGCCCCGGCCCGACCCGCGATCGGGAGCGCCCGGCGTTCCCTATGCTCCGCACCCATGGCCGGCGACGAGCAGCAGGCGCGGGTCGACCCGGCGGAGCGGGCCGCCGCCCTCCGGGCCGAGATCGCCGGGCACGACCGGGCCTACCACCAGCTGGACGCCCCCACCATCGCCGATGCCGAGTACGACGCGCTGGTCCGGGAGCTGCGGGCCATCGAGGAGGCCCACCCCGAGCTGGCCGCCGTCGCCTCGCCGACCCAGGGCGTCGGTGCGACCCCCAGCGCCCTGTTCGCCCCCGTCGTCCACCGCCAGCCCATGATGTCCCTCGACAACGCCACCGTCACCGAGGACCTGGTGGCCTGGGGGCAGCGCCTGGAGCGACGCCTGGGGGCCGCCCCCGAGGACGACCCGGTCGACTACGTGTGCGAGCTCAAGATCGACGGCGTGGCCATCTCCCTCCGGTACGAGGGGGGCGAGCTGGTCCAGGCCGCCACCCGGGGCAACGGCCGGGTGGGCGAGGACGTCACCGCCAACGTCCGGACCATCGACGTGGTCCCCCGGGACCTCGGCCCCACCGCCCCGCCGGTGCTGGAGGTGCGGGGCGAGGTGTACATGTCCGGCACCGCCTTCGCCGGCCTCCAGGCCAGCCAGCAGGAGGAGAACCGGGTGAAGGCCGAGGCCGGCCGCCGGACCACGCCGGTGGC
This genomic stretch from Acidimicrobiales bacterium harbors:
- a CDS encoding DUF4388 domain-containing protein, yielding MALNGSLDDYSPAGALRVLSSSGRTGAVRFTGVGGCTAYLCDGQLYFARGEDTDEALAAALVRPGRLTAEAWTAAVEEAGDSPRVGELLIAHGAIDPDLLASVVLSVIYDPLITLFREADGAFDFEPDTLHWIGPYRSFNVEAIVNEVRRRVRNVDEMQDVIPSTATWVAANRTLPDGAAQVTLLREDWELVTSLSGPRTVRELAASMGRGQYSTAQVVHRLARAGLLEVATEPFGTLEDDPVHEPSAAARLAAAEAGDPPTGIVDPRGLDEDGPGDAPRDLDDADAPAPGPRATDPAGADTAPSPEGAADDRLPAAERTEGLPPDDLGPPRPNPDEEPIWAAAWGAPGNPFEHAPTDPADDLGVTFGPRLEGVGAGPEMPPLDDGDMLPRRSSVREAEPTSWWRDEGLSDLGPEAPGGVTDDLGTGLAGISGFQDPTADAHREDPALAEATDGGPRLDPNAAWLENLYAQFIDEAEEPATSRSRKREALDVAFQSGEAQETERTGTLRRLVDALRRV